The following coding sequences are from one Lysinibacillus sp. FSL W8-0992 window:
- the nadB gene encoding L-aspartate oxidase — protein sequence MDVKTDILIIGSGIASLQAARLLGQYFQVQIVTKSSVKTSSSYRAQGGIAAVTSPEDHIKFHITDTLSAGEYHHENKFVDVLIQDGMTIIQQLLLDGLPIDRLDNGEPALGLEGAHSHHRILHAGGDRTGQILIDYLLQHLSPNVHVNSNEMAFELLMNTDGACIGVLTKSDKGIKRYFAHHVILASGGAGALYSSTSNYSTNTGDGIALAYRAGAAISDMEFMQFHPSLLWCNGEAKGLVSEAVRGAGGIFVNAERQPIMAGVHPLLDLAPRHVTAHTLYIKRTFGQETFIDISSIQGFDNKFPTITKLCMDNGIDLQNGLIPVAPGSHFLMGGVIADDTGRTSISNLYAVGEVACTGVHGANRLASNSLLEGITFGQKMAQFIIKTGCKQTNFTLAVAHCHQSMPALLTKKNLQQIMMHTLGIVRNPLDMQLLIEQLPSLQILRQVNVMGLNQQQLELYMMHIVASLMVHAAITRTETRGAHIRNDKPNSEAKWAQRWIIFQQGQMKVRNSLYEYHQTRGNAQAIF from the coding sequence ATGGATGTAAAGACAGACATACTCATTATTGGTAGCGGCATTGCGTCTCTTCAAGCAGCACGACTACTCGGACAATATTTTCAAGTACAGATTGTTACAAAATCCTCTGTTAAAACAAGTAGCTCTTATCGTGCACAAGGAGGAATAGCTGCTGTTACTAGTCCAGAAGATCATATAAAGTTTCATATCACTGATACACTGTCTGCTGGTGAATACCATCATGAAAACAAATTTGTTGATGTACTTATACAGGATGGAATGACGATTATCCAACAACTGCTATTAGATGGATTACCAATTGATCGACTAGATAATGGCGAACCTGCCCTTGGCTTAGAAGGAGCACATAGCCATCATCGCATTTTACATGCTGGTGGTGATAGGACTGGTCAAATACTGATTGATTACTTGCTTCAGCATCTATCTCCAAATGTTCACGTTAATAGCAACGAGATGGCATTCGAGTTGTTAATGAATACGGATGGTGCTTGTATTGGCGTGCTGACAAAAAGCGATAAAGGAATAAAACGTTATTTTGCTCATCACGTCATCCTTGCTTCAGGTGGTGCGGGTGCTCTCTACTCAAGTACTTCTAACTATTCAACGAATACTGGAGACGGTATTGCATTAGCGTATCGTGCGGGTGCTGCCATCAGTGATATGGAATTTATGCAATTTCATCCAAGTCTATTATGGTGTAATGGTGAAGCTAAAGGATTGGTTTCTGAAGCTGTTCGGGGGGCTGGAGGAATTTTTGTTAATGCAGAGCGTCAACCGATTATGGCAGGTGTGCATCCATTGCTCGATTTAGCACCACGTCATGTTACTGCACACACGTTATATATTAAACGTACATTCGGGCAAGAAACGTTTATTGATATTTCAAGCATTCAGGGATTTGATAATAAATTCCCTACTATTACAAAACTTTGCATGGATAACGGTATTGATTTACAAAACGGTCTAATTCCTGTAGCTCCAGGCAGCCATTTTTTAATGGGTGGTGTGATTGCTGATGATACGGGAAGAACCTCGATTTCTAATCTTTATGCAGTTGGTGAGGTTGCTTGTACAGGGGTTCATGGTGCAAACCGTTTAGCTAGCAATTCATTACTTGAAGGCATAACATTCGGTCAAAAAATGGCTCAATTTATTATAAAAACTGGTTGTAAGCAAACTAATTTCACGCTTGCTGTTGCTCATTGCCATCAATCGATGCCTGCTTTATTAACAAAGAAAAACTTACAACAAATAATGATGCACACATTGGGCATCGTCCGAAACCCTTTGGATATGCAGCTTTTGATAGAACAACTACCTTCATTACAAATTCTACGTCAAGTTAATGTAATGGGCCTAAATCAACAGCAACTAGAACTTTACATGATGCATATTGTTGCATCATTGATGGTACATGCTGCCATCACACGAACAGAAACTCGTGGTGCCCACATTCGGAATGATAAGCCTAACAGTGAAGCAAAGTGGGCACAACGCTGGATTATTTTCCAACAAGGACAAATGAAAGTGAGGAATTCATTGTATGAATATCATCAAACTCGAGGAAATGCTCAAGCAATTTTTTAA
- the nadA gene encoding quinolinate synthase NadA, whose product MSITSLLQQTSLLPEHYRTLSTEEMESRIRVIKKKLGKKLFIPGHHYQKDEVIQFADATGDSLQLAQISATNKEAEHIVFCGVHFMAETADMLTTEKQHVYLPDMRAGCSMADMADIYQTEQAWPILQQLFGNTILPLTYVNSTAAIKAFTGRHGGACVTSSNAKEMVKWAFSQKQRILFLPDQHLGRNTAFDLGVPLENMAVWNPHTNALETDQSPENIQVILWKGHCSVHEGFTVQHIAMVRQSHPNMRIIVHPECSREVVAAADDAGSTKYILDTINNASSGSAWAIGTEMNLVNRIIQQHPDKHIISLNENFCPCLTMNRIDLPHLLWSLESIDQGQPHNRIQVDTSTAKEARSSLERMLSRA is encoded by the coding sequence TTGTCCATCACTAGTTTACTACAACAAACTTCACTTCTTCCTGAGCATTATCGAACATTGTCAACAGAAGAAATGGAATCTCGTATTCGAGTTATTAAAAAGAAATTAGGTAAGAAACTCTTTATACCTGGACATCACTATCAAAAAGATGAAGTAATACAATTTGCTGATGCTACGGGAGATTCCTTACAGCTTGCTCAAATATCAGCTACTAATAAAGAAGCTGAGCATATTGTTTTTTGTGGAGTGCATTTTATGGCAGAAACAGCCGATATGCTAACTACTGAGAAGCAACATGTCTACTTACCTGATATGCGTGCAGGGTGTTCGATGGCAGACATGGCAGATATTTATCAAACAGAACAAGCATGGCCTATTTTACAGCAACTTTTCGGCAATACAATTTTGCCATTAACATATGTTAATTCTACTGCTGCAATTAAAGCATTTACTGGACGTCACGGTGGCGCCTGTGTAACCTCCTCCAATGCAAAAGAAATGGTAAAATGGGCATTTTCACAAAAACAACGTATTTTATTTTTACCAGATCAGCATTTAGGAAGAAATACAGCGTTCGATTTAGGTGTGCCTCTCGAAAATATGGCCGTATGGAATCCACATACGAATGCGCTTGAAACAGATCAATCGCCAGAAAATATTCAAGTAATATTGTGGAAAGGACACTGTTCAGTCCATGAAGGCTTTACAGTGCAACATATAGCAATGGTTCGTCAATCACATCCAAATATGCGTATTATCGTTCATCCTGAATGTAGCCGTGAAGTTGTCGCAGCTGCAGATGATGCAGGCTCTACAAAATATATCCTTGATACTATTAATAATGCTTCAAGCGGATCAGCGTGGGCAATTGGAACAGAAATGAATCTAGTAAACCGCATTATTCAACAACATCCTGATAAACATATTATTTCTTTAAACGAAAACTTTTGTCCTTGTCTTACAATGAATCGCATTGACCTTCCACATTTACTATGGTCACTTGAAAGCATTGATCAGGGCCAGCCACATAACCGTATTCAAGTGGATACGTCAACGGCAAAAGAAGCTCGTAGCTCTCTTGAAAGAATGCTGTCACGTGCGTAA
- the nadC gene encoding carboxylating nicotinate-nucleotide diphosphorylase, whose product MNIIKLEEMLKQFFNEDIGDGDLSSELIFSFEQIGSFSFYAKDSGIFCGTPIIEHGFRLLDPSMHITMHKNDGDTVNFGDVLAVIKGPLQKLLLGERVILNLIQRMSAIATAANLAVRETVGTSAKICDTRKTIPGLRMLDKYAVRVGGAYNHRSGLYDAIMLKDNHIAFAGSITEAVQTARKKIGHTVKIEVEIETKAQLEEAILAGADIIMFDNRTPDEIRAWLQIVPAHIATEASGGITLENLNAYAKSGIQWISLGALTHSVKAFDISALVQMKGEHTLVHH is encoded by the coding sequence ATGAATATCATCAAACTCGAGGAAATGCTCAAGCAATTTTTTAATGAAGATATAGGAGATGGGGATTTATCAAGCGAGCTGATCTTTTCATTTGAGCAAATAGGTTCTTTTTCGTTTTATGCGAAAGACAGCGGCATTTTTTGTGGAACACCTATTATCGAACATGGATTTCGTTTACTCGATCCCTCCATGCATATAACTATGCATAAAAATGATGGTGATACCGTGAATTTCGGAGATGTTCTTGCTGTTATTAAAGGACCTCTACAAAAATTATTATTAGGTGAGCGAGTAATTTTAAATCTTATTCAACGCATGTCTGCTATCGCCACTGCAGCCAATTTAGCAGTTCGTGAAACAGTAGGAACCTCTGCGAAAATTTGCGATACACGCAAAACAATTCCTGGATTACGTATGCTCGATAAATATGCTGTACGAGTAGGTGGTGCCTATAATCACAGAAGTGGCTTATACGATGCTATTATGCTCAAGGATAATCATATAGCTTTTGCAGGAAGTATTACTGAAGCCGTACAAACTGCTCGCAAAAAAATTGGGCACACAGTAAAAATCGAAGTGGAGATTGAAACGAAAGCACAATTAGAAGAAGCTATATTAGCTGGGGCGGACATTATTATGTTCGATAATCGTACACCAGACGAAATACGTGCTTGGCTTCAAATTGTTCCAGCACATATCGCTACTGAAGCTTCTGGTGGCATTACATTAGAAAACCTCAATGCTTATGCAAAGTCGGGTATTCAATGGATTTCTTTAGGTGCATTAACTCACTCTGTAAAAGCTTTTGATATTAGCGCACTTGTACAAATGAAAGGAGAGCATACACTTGTCCATCACTAG
- a CDS encoding DMT family transporter yields MNEPKIHPYIPIFIGVISVSLSAIFVKLANAESGVIAFYRMLFSVIIMAPLFFMKYTKELKQLSNRDWLFSSIAGVFLAFHFILWFESLNYTSVASSTVLVTLQPLFAFVGTYFFFKEAITLKTILAGAIAIVGSVLISWGDFKLSGSAFYGDMLALIACALITTYLLFGQDVRKRLSLVTYTMIVYVVSTITLFFYVLIKGESFGPYSSTDWIWFILLAIVPNLLGHTLFNWSIKYVSTNVISIAILFEPIGAAVLALVIFKEYLIATQIIGGLVVIVGILLFVVDEKKILKFFMKKA; encoded by the coding sequence ATGAATGAACCAAAGATTCATCCGTATATCCCAATTTTTATTGGCGTTATTTCAGTATCTTTATCAGCTATTTTTGTAAAATTAGCTAATGCGGAGTCGGGTGTTATTGCTTTTTATCGTATGTTGTTTTCTGTCATAATCATGGCACCGTTATTTTTCATGAAATATACAAAAGAATTAAAGCAGCTATCTAATAGGGATTGGCTTTTCTCTTCAATTGCGGGGGTATTTTTAGCATTTCACTTTATTTTGTGGTTTGAATCACTAAATTACACATCTGTTGCAAGTTCAACTGTCCTAGTGACTCTTCAACCACTTTTTGCGTTTGTTGGTACATACTTTTTCTTTAAAGAGGCTATTACTTTAAAAACCATTTTGGCAGGGGCAATTGCCATAGTTGGAAGTGTATTAATTAGCTGGGGAGATTTTAAGCTTAGTGGATCTGCTTTCTATGGAGATATGCTTGCACTAATTGCTTGTGCACTTATTACAACCTATCTTTTATTTGGCCAGGATGTAAGAAAACGACTGTCACTTGTGACATATACAATGATAGTTTACGTAGTGAGCACGATTACGTTGTTTTTCTATGTACTAATTAAAGGAGAATCATTCGGTCCTTATTCTTCAACGGATTGGATATGGTTTATTTTATTAGCCATTGTCCCAAATTTATTAGGCCATACTTTATTTAATTGGTCCATTAAATATGTTAGTACGAATGTTATATCAATTGCTATTCTATTCGAACCAATTGGAGCGGCTGTTTTAGCTCTTGTTATTTTTAAAGAGTATTTAATTGCAACACAAATCATCGGTGGATTAGTTGTAATAGTAGGGATTCTATTATTTGTAGTGGACGAAAAAAAGATTTTAAAGTTTTTTATGAAAAAAGCTTGA
- a CDS encoding cysteine desulfurase family protein — protein sequence MDYAATSPMASNALQAYCDVAKRYYGNSASLHDLGGQANYFVEQARAIVAGTLGVESDGIIFTGSGTEGNLISILSLALASKKGKHIISSQAEHTSVHAALNTLEKMGFTITKLPLQLNGCIDVEQVREAIREDTALITIQHVNSEIGSIQPVEEIAIIANNENIFFHVDCVQSYCKLATNSFSAYVDAMTISAHKIGGPKGCGAIFINPKIRVPALTPGVTHERGLRGGTLDTPAIVAFAAAIENYQYERQHYDLLRQYLRKNLPSACQLIDSVEQLPNICGLIMEKVEGQYVLLKLNEAGICISTGSACDIHSESGTKAILSMGYTMEEARQFFRISFGPTTTFEEIDQLLSALTNVFAKY from the coding sequence ATGGATTATGCAGCAACATCTCCAATGGCGAGTAATGCGCTTCAGGCTTATTGTGACGTTGCAAAACGGTATTATGGAAATAGTGCGAGCTTACACGATTTAGGAGGACAAGCAAATTATTTTGTTGAGCAGGCAAGGGCTATAGTAGCAGGGACTCTCGGTGTAGAAAGTGATGGGATTATTTTTACTGGGAGCGGAACAGAGGGAAATTTAATATCAATTTTGTCACTTGCTTTAGCTTCAAAAAAAGGAAAGCATATTATTTCATCACAAGCCGAACATACATCCGTTCATGCAGCATTAAATACACTTGAAAAAATGGGGTTTACCATCACGAAATTACCTTTACAGCTTAATGGATGTATTGATGTAGAACAAGTTCGTGAGGCGATAAGGGAAGATACAGCATTAATAACGATTCAACATGTAAATTCCGAAATAGGTTCCATCCAACCTGTAGAGGAAATTGCAATAATAGCAAATAACGAAAATATATTTTTCCATGTAGATTGTGTTCAATCCTATTGTAAACTAGCAACAAATTCATTTAGTGCATACGTAGATGCGATGACGATTTCAGCCCATAAAATAGGAGGACCTAAAGGGTGTGGGGCTATATTTATAAATCCAAAAATTCGAGTTCCAGCATTAACGCCTGGTGTAACGCATGAACGAGGTTTACGTGGTGGAACACTAGATACACCTGCCATTGTTGCGTTTGCGGCAGCCATTGAAAATTATCAATATGAGCGTCAACATTATGATTTGCTACGTCAATATTTACGAAAAAATTTACCTTCAGCTTGTCAATTGATTGACAGTGTAGAGCAACTGCCTAATATATGCGGTTTGATAATGGAAAAAGTGGAAGGGCAATATGTATTGTTAAAATTAAACGAGGCAGGTATTTGTATTTCAACTGGTAGTGCCTGTGATATACACAGTGAATCTGGTACGAAGGCAATTTTATCAATGGGCTATACGATGGAGGAGGCACGTCAATTTTTTAGAATATCCTTTGGACCAACAACAACATTCGAAGAAATTGATCAATTACTTTCTGCACTGACGAATGTTTTTGCGAAATACTAA